The Polynucleobacter sp. MWH-UH35A genomic interval AACCATTTGATCCCCGCTTGATTACGGTGATTGCTCCAGCTGTTGCTAAAGCAGCAATGGATGATGGTGTTGCTTCACGCCCCATTAAAGATTTCGATGCATACCGCAATCAGTTGCAACAATTTGTGTACCACTCTGGCACTTTGATGAAGCCACTCTTTAGCATTGCTAAGCGTGTGCCTGCAAATCAAAAACGGATTGTGTTTGCTGAGGGTGAAGATGAGCGCGTATTGCGTGCAGTGCAGATCATCATCGATGAGCACTTGGCGACTCCAATCTTGATTGGTCGTCCTGCGGTGATCGAGCATCGCATTGAGAAGTTTGGCTTGCGCATGAAGGCGGGCGATGACTTTGAGGTTGTTAATCCTGAGAATGACTCACGCTTCCGTGACTTCTGGCAAACCTACCTTGCACTGACTGAGCGCAAGGGCGTCACCCAATCATTCGCTAAGCTAGAAGTACGTCGTCGCAACAGTTTGATCGGCAGTCTCTTGATTCAAAAGGGTATGGCCGATGGCATGATTTCTGGAACCGTGGGCAATTTAGCAACCCACTTGAAGTATGTCGATGAAGTGATTGGACGCGAGCCAGGTGCAAATGTATACGGCGCAATGTCTGGTTTGATTTTGCCAGGCCGCCAAGTATTTTTGGTCGACACCCATATCAACATTGATCCAACTGCTTGTGAGTTAGCAGAACTCACTTTGATGGCCGCTAGTGAAATGAGAAAGCTAGGCCTTGCCCCTAAAGTGGCATTACTCTCCCACTCCAATTTTGGTTCTAGCAATGCGCCATCTGCAGTCAAGATGCGCGAAGTATTGGCATTGCTGCAAAAGGCTGACCCAACATTGGAAGTTGACGGCGAGATGCATGGTGATAGCGCATTGGATGAAGCTATTCGTTCTGGCACTGTCACTTCCTCTCCTTTGAAGGGTGACGCTAACCTTTTGGTGCTGCCAAATATCGATGCTGCAAATATTTCTTACAACTTGTTAAAAGTAGCCGCAGGAAATGGCATTGCAATTGGCCCATTGTTATTGGGTGTAGCTAAACCGATTCATATTCTGACTCCAGCAGCTACGGTTCGCCGTATTGTGAATGTGACAACTTTGGCAGTTGTGGAGGCGGCAAGTAACGCCAGAGGCATTTCTTAAGCATCTAAAGTATCGGTAAATTATGTAAGTTAGTGATAGCTTACATAATTTATTTCTATATAAATCAGTGTGTTACATAAAATGCACTGTATTTGGGCTTGATTTGGTGGCGTGTTACGGGTAACCTAGCACCCATCATGAATAATCGCTCTGAAAACAGCAATACAGCCAGCTTCGAAGAACATAGCCGTGCTGAAAGTTGGGATAGCAATGATCGACTTGAAACTGAGTCATCCGCGGCCAATATTTATGCTGAAGGCGGTTTATCTCGTTTACAAACCTATGCAGCAAATCAAGTTTCGGGGAAAAAAGTGACAGCTTCTTGGCGTGCCGCTTTGGCCGTTCGCGATGCCGGACCGCCGGCAATGTTGCGCAGTGTGCGCCCTAATATCGTGCAATCTATTCGTGCTTTCCGCACTCCTGACTTGCAGGAAGCGGCAACTGAGTTGGGTCAACACTTCATTTATGCCAATTGCGCAAATGCAATGACTAAGGGTGAAGTTTTGGAGTCCATTGCGATTGCATACTCCCTGACTAAGCAACAGGCTAAGAACTACGATCCTTTGTTAGATGCGTTGACCACTACGGTTGATAAGTCTGGTCCACAACCTGGTTTTGTTGTGGTGCTTGAAGGTTTACCTTGCACACAGAAGTTTGACAAAGAAGCTCGTGAAACGCTCTTGGATGTTTTCCGTGATGCGGTTGATTTCTGGGCTGAGCGCCGAACACCGTATCGTGTCTTCTACTCCTTCGCTTAATCGCTAAGGCCCTAGTAGCTCAATAAATCGCCTCACTTGAGGCGATTTTGCATTTCAGGGTTCCACACGCTGTGAACGGCTGTAATGGCCACCACGCCTGCGGTTTCAGTTCTCAGGACCCGTTCACCAAGGGAAACTAATTGATAGCCTGCAGCTTCTGCCTGAGCCTCTTCCTCGGGAGAATGCCCGCCTTCCGGCCCAATCATTAAGACAATATCTTGAGGATTGTTTTCTAAAAGTACAGAATACATACTTTTTGTAGCATCGGGACTTAGTAGCAGCTTAAGAGTAGGTTTTGGACTTGCTTTTAAATATTCTTCAAATGTTTGTATTGGCTCTAAATTGGCAAAGACTGTTCGGTCGCATTGTTCGCAAGCGGCTTGAATGATGCCTTGCCAGTGAGCAAGTCGTTTTTGGGCGCGCTCCAAATCGCTAGAGCGAGTGAGTTTCAAAATGGAGCGCTCGCATTGCATCGGCGCGATGTTTTGTGCGCCCGTTTCGACGGCTTTTTCGACAATCCAGTCCATTTTGTCTCCCCCAGCTAGTCCTTGAGCCAAAGTAATGGCATATGGGGTCTCGCGGTGGGTATCGGTGCGGATATCCGTCAGCTGAACTTGACCTGCTTTTCCGCTCAAAGAGAGGAGTTCGCCCTGAGCTACTTGGCCATTTCCATCAAATACTGGGAAGAATTCCCCAACTTGGATGCGTCTTACGCGCAAATGGTGGGCAACCTCGGGGGTTAGGGCGGTCGGCTTTTGGGATTCCCATGGTCCGGGAAGATAAAATTGAGGCATTACTGAAATATAGCCAATTAATTTTCCCGAGACCACTTTTACGATGTCAAACCTTCAAATTCGTATGGCTAATGCCATTCGTGCTTTATCCATGGATGCAGTACAGCAGGCAAATTCAGGTCACCCTGGTATGCCAATGGGCATGGCAGATATTGCCGTCGGCCTCTGGAATGAACATTTAAAACATAACCCAACAGATCCACATTGGATTGATCGCGATCGTTTTGTTTTATCCAATGGTCATGGCTCCATGTTGTTGTATTCGCTCTTGCATCTTTCTGGTTACGACTTGCCGATTGAAGAGTTAAAAAATTTCCGCCAATTACACAGTAAAACTCCAGGACATCCTGAGTACGGAATTACACCTGGAGTTGAAACAACTACTGGCCCGCTAGGTCAGGGAATCTCTAATGCAGTGGGCATGGCGCTCGCTGAAAAATTACTAGCAGAAGAATTTAATCGTCCCGGTCATAACATCATTGATCACTACACCTATGTATTTTTAGGTGATGGTTGCTTGATGGAAGGCATTAGCCATGAAGTATGTTCTTTGGCTGGCACACTCAAGCTCAATAAGTTAATTGCGTTATGGGATGACAACGGCATCTCGATTGATGGCAAAGTCGTTTCTTGGTTTAACGAAGACACACCTAAGCGTTTTGAAGCCTATGGTTGGAATGTGATTCGTAATGTAGATGGGCACAATGCTGAGGCTGTATCTGCTGCGATTGCTAAGGCGAAAAAGAGCGATAAACCAACCTTGATTTGCTGTAAGACTGCGATCGGCCAGGGTTCACCCAATATGGCGGGTAGCGATAAAGTGCACGGCTCACCTTTAGGCGCCGCTGAAATTGCCGCTACACGTGTAGCTCTTAACTGGCCTTATGCGCCGTTTGAAGTGCCAAAAGATATTTATGCTGCTTGGGATTTTAAGAAGCGTGGCCAGGCCGCTGAGCATGAGTGGAATAAAGAGTTTCAGAAATATAAAAACAAGTTTCCAGAGCTTGCTTCAGAATTGCAACGTCGCATGGCAGGTGATTTGTCTAAAGATTTTTCATCTACCTTAAATGCGTATTTAAAAACTTGCCAATCTAAAGCAGAGACCATCGCCACTCGTAAAGCAAGTCAAAATGCGATTGAAGCTTTAGCACCTGCTTTGCCAGAATTTATGGGCGGCTCTGCTGACTTAACTGGATCTAACTTAACCAATTGGTCTGCATGCAAAGCGGTGCGTGGTGATCAATGGGGTAACCACATTAACTATGGTGTGCGCGAATTTGGTATGAGCGCCATCATGAACGGTATTGCCTTGCATGGTGGATACATTCCATTTGGCGGTACGTTCTTAACATTCTCCGATTACAGCCGTAATGCCTTGCGTATGGCTGCGCTGATGAAGTTACGTAGCATTTTTGTCTTTACCCACGACTCCATTGGCTTGGGTGAAGATGGCCCAACCCATCAGTCTGTAGAGCATGTAGCCAGCCTACGCCTCATTCCAAACCTCATGGTTTGGCGTCCTTGTGACACCACCGAGAGCGCGGTCGCCTGGGGCTCAGCAATTGAGCGAAAAAATGGCCCTAGCGCCTTGATTTTTAGTCGTCAAAACTGCCCATTCGTATCCCGTACTGCGGCGCAAATTAAAGAGATTGCACGCGGCGGCTATGTATTACGTGATCCGTCTGGCAAGATTGATGCAGTCATTATTGCTACCGGCTCTGAAATTGCTTTGGCATTGCAAACGGCAGAGCAATTAGAAAAAGATAGCGCAGGAAAAATCGGTATTCGGGTTGTTTCGATTCCTTCAACAACCGTCTTTGATCAACAAGATGCGGCGTACAAAGCAAAAGTATTGCCAGCTAATATTCCGCGGATTGCAGTAGAAGCTGGCATAAGTGATTTCTGGTGGAAGTATGGTTGTGCAGCAGTGCATGGCGTGGATACTTTCGGCGAGTCAGCGCCTGCGCCGCAGCTCTATGAGTATTTTGGTTTAACAGTGGATCAAATTGCCAAGACTGTTATGCAATGCATCTCGAAGAAGTAAGACGAACTGAATCGAACTAAATTGCACTGAAAAATACATCGAAAAATTTAATATTAGTAAGGGGGAAATAAATGACAATTCGTGTCGCTATCAATGGTTATGGACGTATTGGACGCATGGTATTGCGTGCTTTATATGAGGATCAAGTCAACGGCAAACCACGCCGTGATATCAAGATTGTTGCAATCAATGCGATGGGTGATATTGCGATTAATGCCCACCTGACTCAGTACGATTCAGCGCACGGCCGTTTCCCGGCTGAGGTTACAGTCGATGGCGATTGCATGGTAGTTAATGGTGATCGCATCAAGATGTTCTGTACGCGTAATCCTGCAGAAACTCCTTGGGGTGAATTGGGTGTCGATTTGGTTTTAGAGTGCACAGGTAAGTTCACTTCCAAAGAAAAAGCGATGATTCACGTTCAACAGGGTGCGAAGAAAGTATTGATTTCTGCTCCTGGCGAAAAAGATGTTGATGCCACGATTGTGTATGGCGTTAATCAAAATGTATTGAAACCAAGTGATGTGGTTGTTTCGAATGCGAGCTGTACAACAAACTGTTTGGCTCCACTAGTTAAACCATTGTTAGAAAAGATTGGCATCGAGTCAGGCTTGATGACTACGATTCATGCATTTACAAATGATCAAGTGTTGACTGACGTTTATCACAAGGATATGCGTCGTGCGCGTTCTGCGGTATCTAGCATGATCCCAACAAAGACTGGTGCTGCAAAAGCGGTTGGTTTGGTATTGCCAGCTTTGGCAGGCCGCTTTGATGGTTTCGCAATGCGCGTGCCAGTGATCAACGTTTCAGTTGTGGATCTGACTTTTGCTGCAAGCCGTGCCACAAGCGTGGATGAAGTGAACGCAATCTTGAAGACTGCCAGCGAGGGTGAGCTTAAAGGGATTTTAGGATTTAACACCCTGCCATTGGTCTCAATCGACTTTAACCATGATCCACGCCCAAGTATTTACGATGCCTCTCAAACTCGTGTATCTGCAGACGGTAAGTTGGTAAAAGTATTGGCTTGGTATGACAACGAGTGGGGTTATTCAGTCCAAATGCTCAATGCTGCAGAAGCATTAATGGCAGTAAAGTAATTAAGTTTCGTTAACTGTTGCTAAAAGCTGTTAAAAGTCAGTTAAATCGATAAATCAATCTTAGATTGAATTTGTTGGGAATACAAAAAGACCTCCAAGTGAGGTCTTTTTGTATTTAAAGCGCTTAAAAGTAGCTATTTGTCTCTAAAAATCGTTATTTCTCTTATTTTTGCTTATTTCTGCAATTTTTCTTCTGGCAGTGGCCATACAGCGCTAAAGCATGTTCTTGGAGCTTAAACCCAAGATTTTTAGCAATATCACGCTGCCTTTTTTCAATGGCTTCATCTACAAACTCCTCCACATGGCCACAGTCAATACAGACCAGATGGTCATGGTGCTGCCCCTCGTTTAGCTCGTAGATGGCCCTACTGTCGCCCTTGCTGGATTCGAAATGACTACGAAGGAGTAGTCCGGCCCGCTCAAACTGAGTGAGAACCCGATAAACCGTAGCAAGACCGATCTCTTTGTCATCTTTGGCTAGAGCCATAAAAACATCTTCAGCGCTAAAGTGAGTGCCGCCGTTTTGATGGAAAAAATCCAGAATTTTCATCCGCGGACCAGTTGCCTTTAGGCCGATGTCGCGTAAATCTTCAGGGGTAGGGATTTGGGTCATATTTATGGCATTGGGAGCTAAAATCAATGTCTTAATGATACGGCCAGCCATGCAAAATTGCCTTGAACTTTTTACTCGCTTTTTGAACCCGGTTTTGAAGGGTGCCAATTCCCCTATTCGGCTGGGAATTGTCTCTTTCGCGCTCTTGGGATTGCTAGGGGTGGGTGGGTGTACTTCTGCGGTTGATGAAACGCAACGCGCTTGGATGAATAAGATTTTTAGGCCCTACGTTCCCGATGTTGTTCAAGGCAACTTTATTTCTAGTGAGCAATATTCAAAATTGCAACTTGGTATGACGCGTGAGCAAGTGCGTCAAATTATGGGTACACCATTATTGGCTAGCTACTTTCATGCGAATCGTTGGGACTATATTTTCGAATTTAAACGTGCTGGTCAGCCTATAAGCAAAGAACGTCACGTCACCATTTATTTTGATGGCGACAAAGTAGTGAAGTTTGAAGGCGATGCATTGCCAACGGAAGTGGAGATGGTTGCTGAAATTGACAATTACGCCAAGACAAAGCGCTCCTTCTGGGATGTGATTACTGGATCCAATAAACCACCAGTGACAGCGCCATTGCAGCAACCAGAACTGTTGGTGCCAAGCAAAACGGATAACTTGGCAGCAGGCGCTGCTGTGCCAGCGGCTCCTAATAGCAGTTCATTTTGGGACTTTTTTAGTTTCTCAAATAAGCAGCCGGATGCACAGTCTCCGCAACTAGGGCCTGGCGCATTAAATGATGCGCCGAAGGCGACCGATACTAAATAATTGAAATCACTTTTGTACTGATGCCAAGACAATTGTTTTGGTCTATTTAAATAAGAAGCGAAGAAATACATGATGAAGATTGCAATTGCTGGCGCTACAGGTCGTATGGGCAAGATGCTGATTGAGGCAGTTCTCAATACAGCAGATGCGCAATTGGTTGGAGCACTTGAACACAGCTCTTGCCCACAATTGGGGGAAGACGCCGGAGCATTTTTGGGTAAAAAAACGGGTGTAGTGATTTCATCTGACGTGGCGCAAGTGTTGGCGAATGCCCAGTTCCTCATTGACTTCACTAGACCTGAAGGCACGATGGCACATTTGGCTGTGGCTGAAAAGACCGGTACCAAAATGATTATTGGTACAACAGGTTTGACTGTCGATCAAATTGCCAGTCTAAAAAAAGCTGCTGCAAAGTTAGCGATTGTCTTTGCGCCGAATATGAGTGTAGGTGTAAATGCCACCTTCAAACTATTAGAAATCGCGGCCAAGATGCTCAATCAAGGTTACGACATAGAGATTATTGAAGCGCACCATAAGCATAAGGTCGATGCGCCTTCAGGCACTGCGCTCAAGATGGGTGAAGTGATTGCCGATGTCTTGGGTGAAAAGCTCGATGACGTTGCTGTGTACGCACGTGAAGGCCATACTGGTGAACGTAAAGAAGGTTCAATCGGTTTTGCCACGATTCGTGGTGGCGATATTGTGGGTGATCACACCGTCTTGTTTGCGGGCGATGGTGAGCGTATTGAAATCAGTCACAAGTCCTCAAGCCGTCAGTCCTACGCACAAGGTTCATTGCGTGCCGCACGCTTCTTGCAGAACCAAAGTAATGGTTTATTCGATATGCAAGATGTTCTTGGCTTACGTAAATAGTTAGCGGTCCGTCAATTAATTAAAAATAGAAGAAAAGAGCTGTTTGAGAATGAGTAAGGATTACGACTACCGCAGTATCGAGGCGGCAGCGCAAGCTGATTGGGAGGCTGCGCAAGTCTATCAAGTCACTGAAGGCGCAGTGGATGCGCAAGGTAAGAAAAAGCCTAAGTACTACGCCTGTTCCATGTTGCCTTATCCATCTGGCAAGCTCCATATGGGGCACGTACGCAACTACACCATCAATGATGTGATGGCACGTCAACTCCGCATGCAGGGCTATAACGTACTTATGCCAATGGGGTGGGATGCCTTTGGTATGCCCGCAGAAAATGCGGCGATTCAGAATAAAGTGCCACCAGCAAAATGGACCTACGACAACATTGCTTATATGAAAAAGCAAATGGCTGCGATGGGTTTAGCAATTGACTGGTCGCGTGAAGTAGCAACTTGCAGTCCTGAGTACTATCGTTGGAACCAGTGGCTTTTCCTCAAGATGCTCGAAAAGGGTATTGCTTACCGCAAAACGCAAGTAGTCAATTGGGATCCAATCGATCAAACCGTTTTGGCGAATGAGCAAGTAATCGATGGTCGTGGTTGGCGCTCTGGAGCATTAGTTGAAAAGCGTGAAATTCCTGGTTACTACTTCAACATTACTGCTTATGCAGAGCAATTGCTCTCCGGTTTAGATGGTTTGGGTTGGCCTGAACGCGTTAAGACCATGCAGCAAAACTGGATTGGTAAAAGTCGCGGTGTGCGTTTTGCTTTTAAGCATGAGATTGCAGACGATCATGGCAACTTCATTCAGGATGGCTTGCTCTACGTCTTTACTACTCGTGCGGACACCATCATGGGCGTCACATTCTGTGCGGTAGCGGCAGAGCATCCGTTGGCGGCAAAAGCGGCAGCCAACAATCCAGAGCTCGCTGCATTTATTGAGAAATGCAAAACGGGTAGCGTGATTGAAGCAGACTTAGCCACCCAAGAAAAAGAAGGTATGTTTACAGGTTTGTATGTGACACATCCCTTGACGCATGAACCTGTACCTGTTTGGGTTGGTAATTACGTATTAATGTCTTATGGCGATGGCGCAGTCATGGGTGTTCCAGCGCACGATGAGCGCGATTTTGCTTTTGCGCTCAAGTATGACTTACCGATCAAACAAGTGATTGCACTGAAAAGTGAGTCGCCCATGTTTAATACCACTCGCTGGGAGGATTGGTATGCCCAAAAAGACGATGTGGTTTGTTTTAACAGTGCTCAGTTTGACGGCTTGTCACACGATGAGGCTGTGAGTGCGGTTGCAAAAGAATTAGAAAAGCTCGGTATTGGTGAGATCAAGACCACCTATCGCTTGCGCGATTGGGGTATTTCTCGTCAACGCTATTGGGGTACGCCAATTCCAATTATTCATTGTGGCGATGAGAATCATCCGGGCTGTGGCGCTGTCCCTGTTCCTGAGGCGGATCTACCAGTCGTGTTGCCGGAAGATTGCGTGCCCGATGGCAGCGGTAATCCGCTCAATAAACGTGCTGACTTTTTAAATGTGAAGTGTCCAAAGTGCGGCAAGCCTGCACGTCGTGAAACTGACACCATGGATACCTTTGTGGATTCCTCTTGGTATTTCATGCGCTATACCGGTCCGAATGCGAAGACCATGGTGGATGAGCGTAATGAATATTGGATGCCAATGGATCAATACATTGGCGGTATTGAGCATGCGATTTTGCATTTACTCTATGCACGTTTCTGGACCAAGGTCATGCGTGATCTCAATCTCATTACTTTTGATGAGCCATTCCAGAATTTGCTAACCCAAGGCATGGTTCTCAACGAGACTTATTACTCTGAAGATGCCTCCGGCAAAAAGACTTGGCTAAATCCTTTGGATGTGGAGCTAGATCTTGATGAAAAAGGTCGACCAAAGGGTGCTAAGTTAATTGGCGACACTT includes:
- the leuS gene encoding leucine--tRNA ligase; this encodes MSKDYDYRSIEAAAQADWEAAQVYQVTEGAVDAQGKKKPKYYACSMLPYPSGKLHMGHVRNYTINDVMARQLRMQGYNVLMPMGWDAFGMPAENAAIQNKVPPAKWTYDNIAYMKKQMAAMGLAIDWSREVATCSPEYYRWNQWLFLKMLEKGIAYRKTQVVNWDPIDQTVLANEQVIDGRGWRSGALVEKREIPGYYFNITAYAEQLLSGLDGLGWPERVKTMQQNWIGKSRGVRFAFKHEIADDHGNFIQDGLLYVFTTRADTIMGVTFCAVAAEHPLAAKAAANNPELAAFIEKCKTGSVIEADLATQEKEGMFTGLYVTHPLTHEPVPVWVGNYVLMSYGDGAVMGVPAHDERDFAFALKYDLPIKQVIALKSESPMFNTTRWEDWYAQKDDVVCFNSAQFDGLSHDEAVSAVAKELEKLGIGEIKTTYRLRDWGISRQRYWGTPIPIIHCGDENHPGCGAVPVPEADLPVVLPEDCVPDGSGNPLNKRADFLNVKCPKCGKPARRETDTMDTFVDSSWYFMRYTGPNAKTMVDERNEYWMPMDQYIGGIEHAILHLLYARFWTKVMRDLNLITFDEPFQNLLTQGMVLNETYYSEDASGKKTWLNPLDVELDLDEKGRPKGAKLIGDTSNTPVVVGGVEKMSKSKSNGVDPQALIDQYGADTARLFVMFAAPPEQQLEWSGAGVDGASRFLRRVWMYSSSQASVLRDASDSLPSNLSDAEKELRREVHTILKQANFDYQRRQYNTVVSAAMKMLNTLEPIKLKQNAAISAPVLRECLSILLRVLYPVVPHMTHVLWKDLAYTKSFGPLLDAPWPSVDEAALVQTELTLMLQINGKLRGDIKVPADASKEQVEALALQSEPAQKALNGGAPKKVIVVPGRLVNIVA
- a CDS encoding outer membrane protein assembly factor BamE; this translates as MNPVLKGANSPIRLGIVSFALLGLLGVGGCTSAVDETQRAWMNKIFRPYVPDVVQGNFISSEQYSKLQLGMTREQVRQIMGTPLLASYFHANRWDYIFEFKRAGQPISKERHVTIYFDGDKVVKFEGDALPTEVEMVAEIDNYAKTKRSFWDVITGSNKPPVTAPLQQPELLVPSKTDNLAAGAAVPAAPNSSSFWDFFSFSNKQPDAQSPQLGPGALNDAPKATDTK
- the tkt gene encoding transketolase, which produces MSNLQIRMANAIRALSMDAVQQANSGHPGMPMGMADIAVGLWNEHLKHNPTDPHWIDRDRFVLSNGHGSMLLYSLLHLSGYDLPIEELKNFRQLHSKTPGHPEYGITPGVETTTGPLGQGISNAVGMALAEKLLAEEFNRPGHNIIDHYTYVFLGDGCLMEGISHEVCSLAGTLKLNKLIALWDDNGISIDGKVVSWFNEDTPKRFEAYGWNVIRNVDGHNAEAVSAAIAKAKKSDKPTLICCKTAIGQGSPNMAGSDKVHGSPLGAAEIAATRVALNWPYAPFEVPKDIYAAWDFKKRGQAAEHEWNKEFQKYKNKFPELASELQRRMAGDLSKDFSSTLNAYLKTCQSKAETIATRKASQNAIEALAPALPEFMGGSADLTGSNLTNWSACKAVRGDQWGNHINYGVREFGMSAIMNGIALHGGYIPFGGTFLTFSDYSRNALRMAALMKLRSIFVFTHDSIGLGEDGPTHQSVEHVASLRLIPNLMVWRPCDTTESAVAWGSAIERKNGPSALIFSRQNCPFVSRTAAQIKEIARGGYVLRDPSGKIDAVIIATGSEIALALQTAEQLEKDSAGKIGIRVVSIPSTTVFDQQDAAYKAKVLPANIPRIAVEAGISDFWWKYGCAAVHGVDTFGESAPAPQLYEYFGLTVDQIAKTVMQCISKK
- a CDS encoding barstar family protein — translated: MNNRSENSNTASFEEHSRAESWDSNDRLETESSAANIYAEGGLSRLQTYAANQVSGKKVTASWRAALAVRDAGPPAMLRSVRPNIVQSIRAFRTPDLQEAATELGQHFIYANCANAMTKGEVLESIAIAYSLTKQQAKNYDPLLDALTTTVDKSGPQPGFVVVLEGLPCTQKFDKEARETLLDVFRDAVDFWAERRTPYRVFYSFA
- the gap gene encoding type I glyceraldehyde-3-phosphate dehydrogenase — encoded protein: MTIRVAINGYGRIGRMVLRALYEDQVNGKPRRDIKIVAINAMGDIAINAHLTQYDSAHGRFPAEVTVDGDCMVVNGDRIKMFCTRNPAETPWGELGVDLVLECTGKFTSKEKAMIHVQQGAKKVLISAPGEKDVDATIVYGVNQNVLKPSDVVVSNASCTTNCLAPLVKPLLEKIGIESGLMTTIHAFTNDQVLTDVYHKDMRRARSAVSSMIPTKTGAAKAVGLVLPALAGRFDGFAMRVPVINVSVVDLTFAASRATSVDEVNAILKTASEGELKGILGFNTLPLVSIDFNHDPRPSIYDASQTRVSADGKLVKVLAWYDNEWGYSVQMLNAAEALMAVK
- the fur gene encoding ferric iron uptake transcriptional regulator, yielding MPTPEDLRDIGLKATGPRMKILDFFHQNGGTHFSAEDVFMALAKDDKEIGLATVYRVLTQFERAGLLLRSHFESSKGDSRAIYELNEGQHHDHLVCIDCGHVEEFVDEAIEKRQRDIAKNLGFKLQEHALALYGHCQKKNCRNKQK
- the dapB gene encoding 4-hydroxy-tetrahydrodipicolinate reductase, with the translated sequence MKIAIAGATGRMGKMLIEAVLNTADAQLVGALEHSSCPQLGEDAGAFLGKKTGVVISSDVAQVLANAQFLIDFTRPEGTMAHLAVAEKTGTKMIIGTTGLTVDQIASLKKAAAKLAIVFAPNMSVGVNATFKLLEIAAKMLNQGYDIEIIEAHHKHKVDAPSGTALKMGEVIADVLGEKLDDVAVYAREGHTGERKEGSIGFATIRGGDIVGDHTVLFAGDGERIEISHKSSSRQSYAQGSLRAARFLQNQSNGLFDMQDVLGLRK
- a CDS encoding 16S rRNA (uracil(1498)-N(3))-methyltransferase, coding for MPQFYLPGPWESQKPTALTPEVAHHLRVRRIQVGEFFPVFDGNGQVAQGELLSLSGKAGQVQLTDIRTDTHRETPYAITLAQGLAGGDKMDWIVEKAVETGAQNIAPMQCERSILKLTRSSDLERAQKRLAHWQGIIQAACEQCDRTVFANLEPIQTFEEYLKASPKPTLKLLLSPDATKSMYSVLLENNPQDIVLMIGPEGGHSPEEEAQAEAAGYQLVSLGERVLRTETAGVVAITAVHSVWNPEMQNRLK